One Paenibacillus riograndensis SBR5 DNA segment encodes these proteins:
- the ligA gene encoding NAD-dependent DNA ligase LigA: MDVMHTIEELVAELNQYNYHYYTLDAPQVSDKEYDVLYDKLVALEAESGIILPHSPTQRVGGELLKGFTPHRHLAPLWSLDKAQNIEQLRSWHTRVLKLVNDYNSKNPENPLPEPCYAVELKFDGLTLNLTYRDGTLVQAATRGNGVTGEGILAQVKTIKSVPLTIPFKEGVIEVQGEGIMNLSVLADYNTRAAEPLKNARNGAAGALRNLNPKTTAERRLNAFFYNIGYAEGVQFSDHQEMMDFLRTNRFKVNPYLTYFDKFDDVTEQLAEIEESRSGLDYLIDGAVIKVTDFRIREVLGYTDKFPRWAVAYKFEAEETTTVLESVSWNVGRTGKVTPLARVEAVELAGVTVQNCTLNNVGDIERKNLKHALGTRVFIRRSNDVIPEILGKVTEESDGGEIIFPVDCPACGFPLEMRGAHLFCNNKLNCKPQIIGRITHFASRDAMDIETFSDKTAGQLYEELAVREPADLYELTFEQLVKLERFGEKKAANLLKALEESKGRDLASFLYALGIPNTGKATTRMLADHYRSLEGVMKATAEELSGLPDIGGIVAESIVSFFADPFVVTSINRMLELGVEAKAPEAPRQVSTDSFFSGKTVVLTGSLQKLTREEAAERLEALGAKVSGSVSKKTDLVIAGEKAGSKLAKAQQLGIQVIEDEEELIRLLES; encoded by the coding sequence ATGGATGTTATGCACACCATAGAAGAGCTCGTAGCCGAGCTGAATCAATATAATTATCACTACTATACGCTGGATGCGCCTCAGGTCAGCGACAAAGAGTACGATGTCCTTTATGATAAGCTGGTGGCCCTTGAAGCGGAGAGCGGCATCATTCTGCCTCATTCTCCTACACAGCGTGTAGGGGGAGAGCTGCTGAAAGGCTTCACCCCGCACCGGCATCTGGCCCCGCTGTGGAGCCTGGATAAGGCGCAGAATATTGAACAGCTCCGCAGCTGGCACACGCGGGTGCTGAAGCTTGTGAATGATTACAACAGCAAAAATCCGGAAAACCCTCTTCCAGAGCCCTGCTACGCGGTGGAACTGAAATTTGACGGCTTGACCCTGAACCTGACCTATCGTGACGGAACGCTGGTACAGGCAGCGACACGCGGCAATGGCGTGACCGGGGAAGGCATTCTTGCCCAGGTGAAGACGATCAAATCGGTTCCTCTGACGATTCCTTTTAAGGAAGGCGTTATTGAGGTGCAGGGTGAAGGGATTATGAATCTGTCTGTGCTGGCCGACTATAACACAAGGGCTGCGGAACCGCTCAAGAATGCCCGCAACGGGGCGGCAGGGGCGCTGCGCAACCTGAATCCCAAGACTACGGCGGAACGAAGACTCAACGCTTTTTTCTATAATATAGGTTATGCAGAAGGTGTGCAGTTCTCCGACCATCAGGAAATGATGGATTTTCTGCGGACCAACCGGTTTAAGGTCAATCCGTATCTTACTTATTTCGATAAGTTTGATGATGTCACCGAGCAGCTGGCGGAGATCGAAGAGAGCCGTTCCGGTCTTGACTATCTGATCGATGGGGCGGTTATTAAGGTAACGGACTTCCGCATCCGCGAGGTGCTGGGGTATACGGACAAGTTCCCGCGCTGGGCGGTGGCTTATAAATTCGAGGCAGAAGAAACCACAACCGTTCTGGAGTCGGTAAGCTGGAACGTGGGCCGCACCGGCAAGGTCACTCCTTTGGCCCGGGTTGAGGCGGTTGAGCTGGCTGGCGTGACTGTCCAGAACTGTACACTGAACAACGTTGGAGATATTGAACGGAAGAATCTCAAGCATGCCCTCGGTACGCGTGTGTTCATCCGCCGCTCCAATGATGTCATTCCGGAAATTCTCGGCAAAGTCACAGAAGAGAGTGACGGGGGGGAGATTATTTTCCCTGTAGACTGCCCGGCCTGCGGCTTCCCGCTGGAAATGCGCGGTGCACACCTCTTCTGTAACAATAAGCTGAACTGCAAGCCGCAGATCATCGGACGGATTACTCACTTTGCCTCCAGGGATGCGATGGATATCGAAACCTTCAGTGACAAGACGGCTGGTCAGCTATATGAAGAATTGGCTGTGCGCGAGCCTGCTGATTTGTACGAACTCACCTTTGAGCAGCTTGTCAAGCTGGAACGTTTTGGAGAGAAGAAGGCGGCGAATCTGCTGAAAGCGCTGGAGGAGAGCAAAGGACGGGATCTTGCGTCTTTCCTGTATGCGCTGGGGATCCCGAACACCGGCAAGGCGACCACCAGAATGCTCGCGGATCATTACCGCAGCCTGGAAGGGGTCATGAAGGCAACTGCCGAGGAACTGTCCGGACTTCCGGACATCGGGGGCATTGTTGCTGAGAGCATTGTCAGCTTTTTTGCCGATCCCTTTGTGGTAACCAGTATCAACCGTATGCTTGAGCTAGGGGTGGAAGCGAAGGCACCTGAGGCTCCGCGCCAAGTGAGTACCGATTCTTTCTTCAGCGGCAAAACGGTCGTGCTGACCGGTTCGCTGCAGAAGCTTACCCGCGAGGAAGCGGCAGAACGTCTGGAAGCGCTGGGTGCCAAAGTTTCCGGCAGTGTCTCCAAAAAAACCGATCTCGTCATCGCCGGCGAGAAAGCAGGCAGCAAGCTGGCCAAGGCGCAGCAGCTGGGCATTCAGGTGATTGAGGATGAAGAAGAACTGATCCGGCTGTTGGAGAGTTAG